In a single window of the Thunnus thynnus chromosome 9, fThuThy2.1, whole genome shotgun sequence genome:
- the tsc22d3 gene encoding TSC22 domain family protein 3 isoform X2 produces MSTEMFGKTPMEVAVYQLHNFSISFFSSLLGGDVVSVKLDNSASGASVVAIDNKIEQAMDLVKNHLMYAVREEVEILKEQIKELAEKNNQLERENYLLKNLASPEQLEKFQSRIPTDVLLPLDNQSTQVTPDQQQQQQSSNHSAGSAV; encoded by the exons ATGAGCACGGAGATGTTCGGTAAAACACCAATGGAGGTGGCTGTCTACCAGTTACATAacttctccatctctttcttctcctcgcTACTCGGAGGAGACGTTGTATCGGTCAAACTTGACAACAG TGCCTCTGGTGCTAGCGTTGTGGCCATCGACAACAAGATTGAACAGGCGATG GATCTCGTCAAGAACCACCTGATGTACGCTGTGCGTGAGGAAGTGGAGATCCTCAAAGAGCAGATCAAAGAGCTGGCTGAGAAGAACAACCAGCTGGAGAGGGAGAACTATCTGTTGAAGAACCTGGCCAGTCCGGAGCAGCTGGAGAAGTTCCAGTCTCGCATCCCGACAGATGTGCTGCTACCCCTGGATAATCAGAGCACCCAGGTGACCccagaccagcagcagcagcagcagtccagCAACCACAGTGCTGGCTCTGCTGTATAA